AATTAAGGCACCACAATGAGAAAACGTTACACGACGGAAGGCGATACAACGTCTAAAAAAGAGAAAGAAGCCTATCCAATACTCGCATTGTGTAAAAATTGCGTAGGCAGTTATACGGTTATTAATGAGGGTGAACGAACTCATGTTGCATGTGCTAAATGTGGCGCGGATGATTAATCGTTTTATCTATGTATAATCTGGCATTGTATGTTTTATCGGTATCTCAAATTTATAAGTAAGGAAATAAAATGAGCGCAATTGGTAATTTAATCTGGTTTCTGTTTGGTGGCGTGTTTATGGGTTTAGCATGGTGCTTTTTTGGGCTTATCGCTTTTATCAGCATTATTGGAATCCCTTGGGGAAGAGCGTGTTTTGTTATCGCGGGCTTTTCATTTTTTCCTTTCGGTAAAGAAGCGATCCGTCGTGATGATTTAACGAAATCTGAAGATATAGGAACGGGTAGCCTTGGTTTTTTAGGTAATGTTCTGTGGTTTATTTTTGCTGGCTTCTGGTTGGCGATTGGTCATGTAATATCGGCAATTGCTTGCTTTGTTACTATCATTGGTATTCCATTTGCGATACAGCATTTAAAACTTGCTGCTATTTCAATTGCACCGATCGGTCAGACTATCGTTGATAAAGAAGTGGCTTCTGTAGTTCGCAATGCGAATGCAAAAATAGAAGCGGATAAGTGGAAGTAATTCTGTTCTAAAAAAGGACATCAAGTAATAGGTATGTACTTATTTTATGTCCTTTTTATTCCTACCTCTGTTCTTCATTATCGCCCGTTATTTATTTAGTTTGTGTAAACTGCGAAAGACAATACAAATCTGCTGTCATTTATTTGATTTGGCTTAAAAATAGACAATAATTAGATTGATTCTCAATTTAGTTATATTCGTTTTTTATTCGAGTACATGAGGTGAATAATGGCTCCAATGGCGATATCAAATTATCTTGGGTGGCTAATTATATTATTAGGCAGTTATCCTTTTCTTTTCGTTGCGATTAATATTTGTACCTACGAACCAATGCGTAGAAAAGTGAATATCTGGTTTAATATTCTCTGTATGTTATTAGTGGTTTTTCTTTTGGTTATGCATATGAATATAGACATTGTTTACGGTAAAGAGCTGCTTGATGCTTGGTATAGTAATAATCCACGGAAGTAGAGGTTTATCCGTAGAGAAGCACTTTTAGTCCTATAGTTTTAAGGTAAATGTATGATGAATAGTTCAACGTTGCATCATTAGCATTTACAACGGAAAGACTTGATGTTTCTTATGTTGATTTATATATCGCGTCACCAACACCTGATTTATTGGCTTCTATTGTTGATTTACTTTCTCCTTCGGTTGTTCAAGCTCTTCCTCCCTATTTTTAAAACATGAATACTCATTCCGATGCTAATTTTGGTTGACTAAAATGATCTCCGAAAGTCATTTATTTACGGTTCGTTTAGTGGATCCAATGTCCTTTATTGATTTTCTATTTCTGCATAAGTCGGATTCTGGAATCGTATATTTAGGCTATTTATTAGGTGAGATCTTCTGGTGGTGAGTTGTTTACGGATGAATAAACAGTTGCAGTGAAAGGGTGTTAATAGATAAGTTGATTGTGGGCGTTGATGTGGAAAATATCATATCTGCGAAGCGATTAGAAAAAATAGGTTTACCGTAAGGGAGGAAGGCAATGACGGTATTATCTTTGATGAATATAATTTCGTAAATAAATATTAAAAACAAGTATA
The Aliivibrio salmonicida LFI1238 genome window above contains:
- a CDS encoding YccF domain-containing protein translates to MSAIGNLIWFLFGGVFMGLAWCFFGLIAFISIIGIPWGRACFVIAGFSFFPFGKEAIRRDDLTKSEDIGTGSLGFLGNVLWFIFAGFWLAIGHVISAIACFVTIIGIPFAIQHLKLAAISIAPIGQTIVDKEVASVVRNANAKIEADKWK